A portion of the Simkania negevensis Z genome contains these proteins:
- a CDS encoding V-type ATP synthase subunit D — translation MAQIKLTKNELRDQQHRLNQLQKYLPTLQLKKAMLQMEVNNAIYEIEGLTRAYRKEKKENETFQSLLTDPQALPVFDGTIVLEVEKRYENIAGAEIPYFEDVLFKEPNYALFDSPLWVDDALALLRSLVIAKEKIHVAEEKKAILEKELREVSIRVNLFEKVMIPRTQANIKKIRVFLGDQQLASVAQAKVAKNKIILRKQMQEEQETV, via the coding sequence GTGGCACAAATCAAACTGACCAAAAACGAGCTCAGAGATCAGCAGCACAGGCTGAATCAGCTGCAAAAGTACCTTCCGACTTTGCAGCTCAAAAAGGCGATGCTTCAGATGGAAGTGAACAATGCGATCTATGAGATTGAAGGTTTAACTCGGGCTTACCGCAAGGAAAAGAAGGAAAATGAAACCTTTCAGTCCCTCTTGACCGACCCGCAGGCGCTTCCGGTTTTTGATGGCACAATTGTACTTGAGGTTGAAAAGCGCTATGAAAACATTGCTGGGGCTGAGATTCCCTATTTTGAAGATGTTCTATTTAAAGAGCCCAACTATGCGCTTTTTGATTCACCCCTTTGGGTTGATGATGCTTTAGCTCTTTTGCGCTCCCTTGTGATTGCAAAAGAAAAGATCCATGTTGCTGAGGAAAAAAAGGCCATTTTAGAAAAAGAGCTTAGAGAGGTTTCCATTCGAGTGAATCTCTTTGAAAAAGTGATGATCCCCCGGACTCAAGCAAATATCAAAAAAATTAGGGTTTTTTTAGGAGATCAGCAGTTGGCTTCTGTGGCTCAGGCAAAAGTTGCTAAAAACAAAATCATTTTGCGAAAGCAAATGCAAGAAGAGCAGGAGACGGTATGA
- a CDS encoding V-type ATP synthase subunit B produces the protein MKKVYDRIIDIRGNLITVIAKGVKLGELAKIHRSNGDITHASVLSIDGEKITLQAFENPRGVSTGDRVSFLNHRMQATCSASLLGRRLNGSGDPIDDGPEVIGDKINIGQPSFNPVKRVVPHQIVNTNIPMIDVFNCLVKSQKIPIFSIAGEPYNQLLMRIANQTDADIVIIGGMGLRYDDYQAFIDNAEKSGSMEKTVMFIHKATDPAVECMLVPDMALACAEKFAVQDKDVLVLLTDMTAFADSIKEIMITMDQVPSNRGYPGSLYSDLAARYEKAVDIDGSGSITVISVTTMPGGDVTHPVPDNTGYITEGQFYLHGGRIDPFGSLSRLKQQVIGVVTRKDHGDIANAQIRLYAESKKARERQSMGFRLSKWDQKLLEFSHLFEDRMMNLEVNIPLEEALNLGWATLAECFEPHEVGIKEELVNKYWPNQGK, from the coding sequence ATGAAAAAAGTTTACGATAGAATCATTGACATTCGAGGAAACTTGATCACCGTCATTGCAAAAGGGGTCAAGCTTGGTGAGCTCGCAAAAATCCATCGTAGCAATGGAGATATAACACATGCGTCTGTTCTCAGTATCGATGGAGAGAAAATCACCCTACAAGCATTTGAAAACCCACGAGGGGTTTCAACGGGTGACCGGGTCAGTTTTTTGAATCACCGTATGCAGGCAACTTGTAGTGCGTCCTTACTTGGAAGACGGCTCAATGGGTCTGGCGACCCAATTGATGATGGACCAGAAGTCATTGGAGACAAAATCAACATTGGGCAGCCTTCATTTAACCCTGTAAAACGGGTTGTCCCTCACCAAATCGTCAATACGAACATTCCAATGATTGACGTTTTTAACTGCCTTGTAAAATCGCAAAAAATCCCCATTTTTTCGATTGCGGGTGAGCCTTACAATCAACTCCTCATGCGGATTGCAAACCAAACCGATGCCGATATCGTCATCATTGGGGGAATGGGACTCCGCTATGACGATTATCAAGCGTTTATTGACAATGCAGAAAAGTCTGGCTCGATGGAAAAAACAGTCATGTTCATTCATAAAGCAACCGACCCTGCGGTTGAATGTATGCTTGTTCCCGATATGGCATTAGCTTGCGCTGAAAAGTTTGCTGTTCAAGACAAAGATGTTCTCGTTCTGCTGACAGATATGACCGCTTTTGCCGACTCGATCAAAGAGATCATGATTACAATGGATCAAGTTCCCTCAAATCGAGGCTATCCAGGATCTCTATATTCCGACTTGGCGGCACGTTATGAAAAAGCTGTCGACATCGATGGAAGCGGATCTATTACTGTTATTTCTGTGACAACGATGCCTGGTGGTGACGTGACCCATCCGGTACCCGACAATACAGGTTACATCACAGAGGGGCAATTCTACCTCCACGGAGGGCGTATCGACCCATTTGGTTCTCTTTCTCGTTTGAAACAGCAAGTCATAGGGGTTGTGACGCGCAAAGATCATGGAGACATTGCAAATGCTCAGATCCGTCTCTATGCCGAATCAAAGAAAGCACGTGAAAGGCAAAGCATGGGTTTCCGCCTTTCGAAGTGGGACCAAAAGCTCCTTGAGTTTTCTCATCTGTTTGAAGACAGGATGATGAATCTCGAGGTAAACATCCCGCTTGAGGAAGCCCTCAATTTGGGTTGGGCAACTTTAGCAGAATGCTTTGAACCTCATGAAGTCGGGATTAAAGAAGAACTCGTTAACAAATACTGGCCCAATCAAGGAAAGTAA
- the tal gene encoding transaldolase gives MSKFDHLKKMTTIVADTGEIDEIKKYKPTDATTNPSLILKAAEIEEYKPLIEDAVKYGKAKGGNNSLELIITKVFVNFGVEILKIVPGRVSTEVDARLSFDVDGSIKKAHQYIQLYKDAGIEKERVLIKLASTWEGVQAARQLEKEGIHCNMTLMFNLAQAIACAEANATLISPFVGRILDWYKKAEGKEGYPPDEDPGVLSVTTIFNYYKKFGHKTQIMGASFRNMDEIIELAGCDLLTIAPKLLKELSDAEGAVPRKLCSDKAKGMNLEKIDVDEKAFRWMVNDDAMATEKLAEGIRNFAKDTVKLEKMIQLLM, from the coding sequence ATGTCAAAATTCGATCATTTGAAAAAAATGACCACAATTGTCGCCGATACAGGTGAAATTGATGAGATCAAAAAATACAAGCCTACCGACGCCACAACTAACCCTTCACTGATTCTTAAAGCTGCAGAAATTGAAGAGTACAAACCCTTAATTGAAGATGCCGTCAAATATGGTAAGGCAAAAGGTGGAAATAACTCCCTTGAACTGATCATCACAAAAGTCTTTGTGAACTTTGGCGTCGAAATCCTCAAAATTGTTCCAGGTCGTGTTTCAACCGAAGTAGATGCTCGTCTCTCTTTTGATGTCGATGGCAGTATCAAGAAAGCTCACCAATACATCCAGCTCTACAAAGACGCTGGGATTGAAAAAGAGCGGGTCCTCATTAAACTTGCTTCAACCTGGGAAGGTGTCCAAGCAGCCCGCCAACTTGAAAAAGAAGGGATTCACTGCAACATGACGCTCATGTTTAATTTGGCTCAAGCAATTGCCTGCGCTGAAGCAAATGCAACACTCATCTCCCCTTTCGTAGGACGCATTCTCGACTGGTATAAAAAAGCAGAGGGAAAAGAGGGGTATCCTCCAGACGAAGACCCAGGAGTCCTCTCTGTCACGACTATCTTCAACTACTACAAGAAGTTTGGCCACAAAACCCAAATCATGGGCGCTAGCTTCCGAAATATGGATGAAATCATCGAACTTGCTGGGTGTGACCTACTTACCATTGCCCCAAAGCTCCTCAAAGAGCTCTCAGATGCAGAAGGGGCCGTTCCACGCAAACTTTGTTCTGACAAAGCTAAGGGGATGAATCTCGAAAAGATCGACGTCGATGAAAAGGCCTTCCGATGGATGGTCAATGACGATGCCATGGCCACAGAGAAACTAGCAGAAGGAATCCGTAACTTTGCTAAAGACACGGTGAAGCTTGAAAAAATGATTCAACTACTTATGTGA
- a CDS encoding ATP synthase subunit C, producing MGFEMIGPVLVLALGCIGSAIGCGIAGMASHGVMSRVDENHGKFIGMSVLPSSQAIYAFVLMLLMKNAIIAKTLTPINGIAIGASVGVAIMLSSIYQGMCAATGIQASAKQPSVYGKCFTALGIVESFSLFAFVFALMLI from the coding sequence ATGGGCTTTGAAATGATTGGGCCAGTGCTTGTCTTAGCACTTGGTTGTATCGGGAGCGCGATTGGGTGCGGTATTGCGGGAATGGCTTCCCATGGTGTGATGAGTCGTGTGGATGAAAACCACGGTAAATTTATTGGGATGTCGGTATTGCCGTCATCGCAAGCGATCTATGCCTTCGTTCTCATGCTACTCATGAAAAATGCGATTATTGCGAAAACACTCACGCCCATCAATGGAATTGCAATTGGTGCATCTGTTGGTGTTGCCATCATGCTCTCATCCATCTACCAAGGGATGTGTGCAGCAACGGGGATTCAAGCCTCGGCAAAACAACCTAGCGTTTATGGTAAGTGCTTTACCGCGCTTGGAATTGTCGAATCTTTTTCTCTCTTCGCCTTCGTTTTCGCTCTCATGCTTATCTAG
- a CDS encoding V-type ATP synthase subunit I domain-containing protein, with translation MIIPVKKYIFIGVNEDLQVFFTRAQKKGFIEFINSSGKQTRELPDEEQMLVKAIKILRKMPSVKQAALVKDLDPLKLARTVVENKEWLERLLEEGRVMRAEISRLIPLGDFSIDEIRDIEREGKKRIQFFCVKKSKAKKMVVPDQLIYLSTEYDLDYYMSVSDRVETFSGMIEMHIEKSLSTLERELSHIDESIKNCEKELKEDCAYLNFLKEHLIHQLNHYRLAVAQDEVDSHMNASLFAVEAWVPENRLHSLFPLLEGLGIHAEEIAIEKTDRVPTYMENSGFGKVGEDLVHIYDTPAADDKDPSTWVFWAFAVFYAMIISDAGYGFLYLMLALFLRKKTANARASIKRLVRLLTVLSISVIVWGVLAGSYFGIYVAPKNPVNKVSMIHVMAVKKANYIIKHQDATYKENIAVFPQLEGITSGEEFLQKGTKIEPGGRVKYAVYDEFRDSIFMEFALIVGVIHICLSLLKQVPRHFAGVGWVFAIIGGYFYFPQILDSTSIIHFMHWIPKHTAFEVGLQLLWGGLGLAITLALIQNRVKGLIELMKPIEIFADILSYLRLYALGLAGMILAETFNGMGERLGFAAGFFVILLGHTTNLAVGIIGGTIHGLRLNFIEWYHHCFGGGGKLFNPLKLLKVRGE, from the coding sequence ATGATCATTCCAGTGAAAAAGTACATCTTTATTGGGGTGAATGAAGACCTGCAAGTCTTTTTTACACGAGCCCAGAAAAAAGGATTTATTGAGTTCATCAACTCTTCCGGAAAACAAACACGTGAACTTCCCGATGAAGAACAAATGCTTGTGAAAGCCATCAAGATTTTAAGAAAAATGCCATCTGTGAAGCAAGCAGCTTTAGTTAAGGATCTAGACCCTCTCAAACTTGCAAGAACAGTTGTTGAGAATAAAGAGTGGTTAGAACGTCTTTTGGAAGAAGGGCGGGTGATGCGGGCCGAAATTTCCCGGCTGATTCCCCTTGGCGATTTTTCCATCGATGAAATCAGAGACATTGAGCGAGAAGGAAAGAAACGCATCCAATTTTTCTGCGTGAAGAAGTCTAAAGCTAAGAAGATGGTGGTTCCAGATCAGCTTATCTATCTAAGTACCGAATATGACTTGGATTACTACATGAGTGTCAGTGATCGGGTTGAGACATTTTCAGGAATGATCGAAATGCACATCGAAAAGTCCCTTTCGACTCTTGAACGTGAACTCTCGCATATCGACGAATCGATCAAAAATTGCGAAAAAGAACTGAAAGAAGATTGCGCATATCTCAACTTTTTAAAAGAGCACCTGATTCATCAGCTCAACCACTATCGCTTAGCTGTAGCTCAAGATGAAGTGGATTCACATATGAATGCGAGCCTATTTGCTGTTGAAGCATGGGTTCCAGAAAACCGTTTACACAGCCTCTTCCCCCTTCTTGAAGGATTAGGGATACATGCAGAAGAAATCGCCATTGAAAAAACCGATCGGGTTCCCACTTACATGGAAAACTCAGGTTTTGGAAAGGTAGGAGAAGACCTCGTTCATATTTACGACACTCCTGCAGCAGATGACAAAGATCCCTCTACTTGGGTTTTCTGGGCTTTTGCGGTCTTTTACGCAATGATTATTTCTGATGCTGGCTATGGCTTTCTCTATCTCATGCTGGCTCTCTTTTTACGCAAAAAGACAGCCAATGCACGAGCGAGTATCAAGCGGCTTGTCCGCTTATTGACAGTCTTATCGATTAGCGTGATTGTCTGGGGAGTTTTAGCAGGATCGTATTTTGGAATCTATGTAGCGCCCAAAAATCCGGTCAACAAAGTCTCGATGATTCACGTGATGGCTGTGAAAAAAGCCAATTATATTATCAAACATCAGGATGCAACCTACAAAGAAAACATCGCCGTTTTCCCTCAATTAGAGGGGATAACTTCAGGTGAAGAATTCCTTCAAAAGGGAACTAAAATAGAACCTGGTGGACGAGTGAAATATGCCGTCTATGACGAGTTTCGCGATAGCATTTTCATGGAATTTGCACTCATTGTAGGAGTCATCCATATTTGCCTCTCCTTGTTAAAACAAGTTCCGCGCCATTTTGCTGGGGTGGGGTGGGTCTTTGCCATCATAGGTGGATATTTCTATTTTCCACAGATCTTAGACTCGACCTCCATTATCCATTTTATGCACTGGATCCCGAAACACACAGCATTTGAAGTTGGGCTACAACTCCTATGGGGAGGACTGGGCCTTGCAATAACCTTGGCTCTGATCCAAAACCGAGTGAAAGGTCTTATCGAACTCATGAAGCCGATTGAGATTTTTGCAGATATTCTCTCTTACCTCCGTTTATATGCGCTTGGACTTGCTGGAATGATTCTTGCAGAAACGTTCAATGGAATGGGAGAGAGATTGGGATTTGCTGCGGGATTTTTTGTGATCCTCTTAGGGCACACGACTAATCTTGCTGTTGGAATCATTGGAGGCACCATTCATGGGCTCCGTCTCAACTTTATTGAGTGGTATCACCATTGTTTCGGTGGAGGTGGCAAATTATTTAATCCGTTAAAGTTACTGAAAGTCAGAGGAGAATAA
- a CDS encoding ribosomal protein L7/L12 produces the protein MGKSMDIQSVNNQNLNSGFTELQSQISSSDSATAALNQQLSQLQDALNATANPEQGNSNKSNFINNVHTDVHNIIRNIHETSNLGLKEAKDLIDNAPKSVDKSDAQSLENQFHQMS, from the coding sequence ATGGGAAAAAGTATGGATATTCAAAGTGTTAACAACCAGAATCTTAACTCAGGATTTACCGAGCTGCAAAGTCAAATATCTTCATCTGATAGCGCGACAGCTGCTCTAAATCAACAACTTAGCCAGTTGCAAGATGCGCTTAATGCTACAGCAAATCCTGAACAAGGTAATAGCAATAAGTCTAATTTTATTAACAATGTCCATACAGACGTTCATAATATCATTAGGAATATTCACGAAACCTCGAATCTCGGATTAAAAGAGGCCAAAGACCTCATTGACAACGCCCCTAAATCTGTAGACAAGTCAGACGCTCAATCTCTAGAGAATCAGTTCCATCAAATGAGTTAA
- a CDS encoding DUF2764 family protein produces the protein MSYYFLGSVLPPLKLGMAPELHFEDLLVLLEENMSARDFKKIAKIRSFIDLQNVKNLLQKEPLDERGNMSEKELDQALVTREGLPEYLYEYLDEYEQTVDQIRHFSSVYVKFFREMEQKEKGFLSFYFNFEREWRLLMIGFRSKRIERDLSKELQYEDFQDPLVAHLLAQKDSPQFEFPFEYQDFDEQVKQAQDHPMDQYQALAKYRFNRLQNQVQDHPFSADYALGYFVQYMLVQDWNQLNDHQGNQKLNGIVKELG, from the coding sequence ATGAGTTATTATTTTCTAGGTAGTGTGTTACCTCCTTTAAAACTTGGAATGGCTCCCGAGCTTCACTTTGAGGACCTGCTTGTTCTCTTGGAAGAAAACATGTCTGCACGTGATTTCAAAAAAATCGCAAAGATTAGAAGTTTTATCGACCTTCAAAATGTGAAGAACCTCCTTCAAAAAGAGCCTTTGGATGAACGGGGAAACATGTCAGAAAAAGAGCTTGATCAAGCTCTTGTAACTCGTGAAGGACTTCCAGAGTATCTTTATGAGTATTTGGACGAGTATGAACAGACTGTAGATCAAATCCGTCATTTTTCAAGTGTGTATGTGAAGTTTTTTCGAGAAATGGAACAGAAGGAAAAAGGGTTTTTATCCTTTTACTTCAATTTTGAAAGAGAGTGGCGTCTTTTGATGATTGGATTTCGGTCTAAGCGAATTGAGCGAGATCTTTCAAAAGAGCTCCAATATGAAGATTTTCAAGATCCGTTGGTGGCCCATCTTTTGGCACAAAAAGACAGCCCCCAATTTGAGTTTCCCTTCGAATATCAGGATTTTGATGAACAGGTGAAACAGGCTCAAGACCATCCGATGGATCAGTATCAGGCATTAGCCAAGTACCGTTTTAATCGCTTGCAAAATCAAGTGCAAGATCACCCCTTTTCTGCAGACTATGCGTTGGGGTATTTTGTCCAATACATGCTCGTGCAAGATTGGAACCAGTTAAATGACCATCAGGGAAATCAGAAGCTGAATGGAATTGTAAAAGAATTAGGATAA
- a CDS encoding DNA-formamidopyrimidine glycosylase family protein — MPEYYEVKRICCYLQEAGIEGSTIQSIELFPGSEILLKQFSLTKWEKLLKNEKILSIQTKAKYTFLQLSHGAMVWHYRFTGIPHMEGQNYETKLYTIFNLPVDGSMQYCRFKLQLDGNKILSYLDTRCLSDIKFYPNAHIGKLEIYQKLAPDIGHFQPQPYSMWKMQLNKRKRDLKLELQDQFTTPSGIGNYLACEILAYAKLNPWISVSHITEAQYGQLCQAIAAVQELCKKNAHYNWFRVFNQQKCAACNQLVLRQKHRLSRSSQTTHYCPNCQQETPK, encoded by the coding sequence ATGCCAGAATATTACGAAGTCAAACGCATTTGCTGTTACCTGCAAGAAGCGGGAATTGAAGGAAGCACTATTCAAAGTATAGAGCTATTTCCCGGTTCGGAAATTCTGCTCAAGCAATTTTCCCTCACGAAATGGGAAAAACTGCTAAAAAACGAAAAAATTCTCTCGATTCAAACCAAAGCAAAATACACTTTCCTTCAACTCAGTCATGGAGCAATGGTTTGGCACTACCGATTTACAGGAATTCCTCATATGGAGGGGCAAAACTATGAGACCAAACTCTACACAATCTTCAATTTACCAGTTGACGGCAGTATGCAGTATTGTCGGTTCAAACTTCAACTAGATGGAAACAAAATACTTTCCTACCTCGACACCCGATGCCTATCCGATATCAAATTCTACCCCAATGCTCATATCGGTAAACTGGAGATTTACCAAAAACTTGCCCCTGATATCGGTCACTTCCAACCACAACCTTATTCGATGTGGAAAATGCAACTAAACAAGCGCAAACGTGATTTGAAGCTCGAGCTTCAAGATCAATTCACAACGCCGTCTGGAATCGGTAATTACCTTGCCTGCGAAATTTTAGCCTATGCCAAACTAAATCCCTGGATTTCTGTTTCTCACATAACAGAAGCCCAATACGGCCAGCTCTGTCAGGCAATTGCTGCGGTGCAGGAGCTTTGTAAAAAAAATGCACACTACAATTGGTTTCGCGTATTTAACCAGCAAAAGTGCGCCGCCTGTAATCAGCTAGTTCTCAGGCAAAAGCATCGTTTAAGTCGTTCTAGTCAAACAACTCACTACTGTCCCAACTGCCAACAGGAGACCCCTAAATGA
- a CDS encoding V-type ATP synthase subunit A, producing the protein MTQENQNTATGKVVKAFGNLIQVKFQGNVRQGEVAMVQVEGVSLKAEVIEIAGDIAKLQVFEDVHGVELNTPVRFSSHLLEAELGPGLISSIFDGLQNPLERVADASGLFLQRGVYIPSLDRTKHWDYHPSAKVGDVLQRGEALGTTMEGRFHHKIMIPFSMRGKYTVTWVVKPGSYTVDTAIAKVKDEKGHEYSISMMQKWPVKTPLMEGKKVKATKMMDTGCRIVDTQFPVLKGGTFCTPGPFGAGKTVLQHHLSKYSSVDLVVVTACGERAGEVVEVLKTFPHLIDPHTNESLMSRTVIICNTSSMPVAAREASVYMGATIAEYYRQMGLDVLLLADSTSRWAQAMREMSGRLEEIPGEEAFPAYLASRIASFYERSGVILMKDGSKGSMTIAGTVSPAGGNFEEPVTQATLASVGAFLGLSRQRSDARRYPAIDPLISWSKYIDDVSHDLKKKVEGWAEKNRLAAKILREGDEIGKRMEVVGEEGITIDDMIVYLKSELYEFCYLQQNAFDKEDAYCPLERQIILFGLIQRIFAADFSFTGPDEARNYFLGLQNDIKNMNFMPFGSDGYQKAFASIESRVENACA; encoded by the coding sequence ATGACACAAGAAAATCAAAATACAGCAACAGGCAAAGTTGTCAAGGCCTTTGGAAACCTGATTCAGGTGAAGTTTCAAGGAAATGTTCGCCAAGGTGAAGTGGCCATGGTTCAGGTGGAAGGGGTTTCTCTGAAGGCTGAGGTAATTGAAATTGCAGGTGACATCGCAAAGCTCCAAGTGTTTGAAGATGTTCATGGTGTAGAACTCAATACACCAGTTCGTTTTTCATCTCATCTTCTTGAAGCGGAACTTGGGCCAGGATTGATCAGTTCTATTTTTGATGGTTTACAAAATCCTCTCGAACGGGTAGCTGATGCGTCTGGCCTTTTCTTACAAAGAGGCGTCTATATTCCCTCACTTGATCGAACCAAGCATTGGGATTATCACCCTAGCGCAAAAGTTGGTGATGTTCTGCAACGTGGTGAAGCGCTTGGAACAACGATGGAAGGGCGGTTTCATCATAAAATCATGATCCCTTTCTCTATGCGTGGAAAATACACCGTGACATGGGTTGTCAAGCCTGGTTCGTACACAGTTGATACAGCAATTGCAAAGGTAAAAGACGAAAAAGGGCATGAGTATTCGATTTCAATGATGCAAAAGTGGCCAGTAAAAACTCCATTAATGGAAGGGAAAAAGGTTAAAGCGACTAAGATGATGGACACTGGATGTCGCATCGTCGATACGCAGTTTCCTGTTCTCAAAGGTGGAACCTTTTGTACTCCTGGACCCTTTGGAGCGGGGAAAACCGTTTTACAGCATCACCTCTCAAAGTACTCATCGGTTGACCTCGTTGTCGTAACAGCTTGTGGAGAGCGTGCAGGAGAAGTTGTTGAAGTATTGAAAACTTTTCCTCACTTGATCGATCCCCATACGAATGAATCACTGATGAGCCGCACGGTCATCATTTGCAACACCTCTTCGATGCCAGTGGCGGCGCGAGAAGCTTCTGTTTACATGGGAGCGACAATTGCTGAGTACTATCGTCAAATGGGGCTTGACGTCCTCCTTCTTGCCGATTCAACCTCTCGTTGGGCGCAAGCGATGCGTGAAATGTCTGGACGTTTAGAGGAGATTCCGGGTGAAGAAGCTTTCCCTGCGTATTTAGCCTCCCGAATTGCCAGTTTTTATGAGCGATCAGGTGTGATTCTGATGAAAGATGGTTCAAAAGGTTCGATGACAATTGCAGGAACGGTTTCGCCTGCCGGAGGAAACTTCGAAGAACCGGTTACCCAAGCGACACTGGCGTCGGTAGGAGCCTTTTTGGGCCTTTCACGTCAACGCTCTGACGCACGTCGCTACCCAGCAATTGACCCCCTCATTTCTTGGTCGAAGTATATCGACGATGTCAGCCATGACTTGAAAAAGAAAGTCGAAGGGTGGGCGGAGAAAAATCGTCTAGCAGCCAAAATCCTCCGCGAAGGGGATGAAATTGGAAAACGGATGGAAGTCGTCGGGGAAGAGGGAATCACAATCGATGACATGATTGTCTACTTGAAGTCAGAACTCTATGAGTTTTGCTATCTTCAACAAAACGCGTTTGATAAAGAAGATGCTTACTGTCCACTCGAAAGACAAATCATCCTTTTTGGTCTTATCCAAAGAATTTTTGCAGCTGACTTTTCTTTTACAGGACCAGATGAAGCACGCAACTACTTCTTAGGTTTGCAAAACGATATTAAAAATATGAACTTCATGCCTTTTGGCTCAGATGGGTATCAGAAAGCGTTTGCTTCCATCGAATCAAGAGTAGAAAATGCCTGCGCATAG
- a CDS encoding ATP synthase subunit E, with protein MEATIKRSALDMKSVDTGKDKVKKICEVLKRETLDPAKKEADAIIHQAREEAAKIVEKAKHEAQKVHREAQKKIEEERNVFESSMNLACKKSLSTLKQEIEQKLFNSELSSWIRKGTQDPHVLAELISAIVKGIEKEGLDANLEVLIPSTVSAKAVNQTLVKGIAEKLKEKSVKIGEFEGGAEVKIVDQNITIDMTDDALKALVASFVRDDFRSAFFGNA; from the coding sequence ATGGAAGCTACAATTAAAAGGTCAGCATTAGATATGAAGTCGGTTGATACAGGAAAAGATAAAGTTAAAAAGATTTGCGAAGTTCTCAAGCGGGAGACGTTAGATCCTGCAAAGAAGGAAGCCGATGCAATCATTCATCAGGCGCGCGAAGAAGCGGCAAAGATTGTCGAAAAAGCCAAACATGAAGCACAAAAAGTGCATCGTGAGGCTCAAAAGAAAATTGAAGAAGAACGGAATGTCTTCGAATCTTCCATGAACTTGGCCTGTAAAAAAAGCCTGTCGACCCTCAAGCAAGAAATTGAACAGAAACTCTTCAATTCAGAGTTAAGTAGCTGGATTAGAAAAGGAACTCAAGACCCTCATGTTTTAGCCGAACTGATTTCGGCAATTGTTAAAGGCATCGAAAAAGAGGGGCTTGATGCAAACTTAGAAGTACTGATTCCTTCAACAGTGTCAGCTAAAGCAGTGAACCAAACTCTTGTGAAGGGGATTGCTGAAAAACTCAAGGAAAAAAGTGTAAAAATCGGCGAGTTTGAGGGAGGCGCTGAAGTGAAAATTGTCGATCAGAATATCACGATCGATATGACTGATGATGCATTGAAAGCTCTCGTTGCAAGTTTTGTAAGAGATGACTTTCGGTCTGCCTTCTTTGGAAACGCGTAA
- a CDS encoding alpha/beta fold hydrolase yields the protein MTVRKPTAIDSETLAMPLWELREPTTIWGEITHAIQSLYYGALARLVYFLRYYQWRQTANALAALLAETRSALFTGYWLSSGKEKTFQYYGLNPISLTEEQKEKPAILLLHGKGSNQAVWASLAKTFQEKGIPNVFTLNSYDGELTVEDVPLFEAKLNEIRHLYGAKMPRVIVIGHSRGAEFSLYAALPPETFKLDEGYCTQLKKWETFRPEIHKMIRLGSPLLPEEREQLPEEMLAKIYEIDGLRDLIIPDRSLTPYYQADCGHVELLYNQEVHQKIIQLVVG from the coding sequence GTGACTGTTAGAAAGCCAACAGCAATTGATAGTGAAACACTTGCTATGCCCCTTTGGGAATTGCGTGAGCCAACAACGATTTGGGGGGAAATAACACATGCCATCCAATCTTTGTATTATGGGGCTCTTGCCCGATTGGTTTACTTCCTGCGCTATTATCAGTGGAGACAAACGGCCAATGCACTTGCAGCGCTTCTAGCAGAAACGCGCAGTGCTCTTTTTACCGGTTACTGGCTTTCATCTGGAAAAGAAAAAACGTTTCAGTACTATGGTTTGAATCCTATCAGCTTGACCGAAGAGCAAAAAGAAAAGCCAGCCATTCTCCTTTTGCATGGAAAAGGGTCGAACCAAGCTGTTTGGGCATCACTTGCCAAAACGTTTCAAGAAAAAGGAATTCCAAATGTGTTTACGTTGAATTCCTATGATGGAGAACTCACCGTTGAAGACGTTCCTCTATTTGAAGCGAAGCTCAATGAGATACGACACCTTTATGGGGCAAAAATGCCTCGAGTGATCGTGATTGGTCACTCTCGAGGAGCTGAATTTTCTCTTTATGCAGCCCTTCCTCCCGAAACATTCAAGCTAGATGAAGGGTATTGTACACAGCTTAAGAAGTGGGAAACCTTTCGCCCTGAAATCCACAAGATGATTCGTTTAGGTTCGCCTCTTTTACCAGAAGAAAGGGAGCAATTGCCTGAAGAAATGCTCGCAAAGATTTATGAAATCGATGGCTTACGGGATTTGATCATCCCAGATCGTTCTTTGACCCCTTATTATCAAGCCGATTGTGGACATGTTGAACTTCTTTACAATCAAGAAGTCCATCAAAAGATTATCCAATTGGTAGTGGGTTGA